The Tubulanus polymorphus chromosome 3, tnTubPoly1.2, whole genome shotgun sequence nucleotide sequence tcattttcaaacaacCACAAAACAATTCCCCAAACGAAGGCGGCAAACCATGGAAATACAGGACGTTCAGTTTGTGGAAAATAGCCGCGTTTCTGCATGACTTTAACGCCTGCGTATAAGATCCGAGATAAAAGATAAAGATTTACCTGAAACGAAAAAATAGTAAAAAATCAGAGAGAGTTGATGAGTAGATTTTCATATTTCCTTATGTAGATAGGATGTCATGCTGATAGTAATACAGTAATCAAGAATCTGGTAATAATCTCAGTGTAGCAGCCAACAAAGGGAATCACTTACTTGTTCGTTTACTTTGTTATATTTACCAAACACAAGATATCCAGAAATTGACGCTGCTACTAATGTATGCACTTGTGTTTTCTCTGATTGTAACCATTCAAATATACCGCTCAGACCTTTATAGCTAGTTGTTAAAAGCGCCAAATTCTTAGCATGTGTCAACGTGGCTTCCaagatgaatttgaattttgaagctaggctgaatataataataaaaatatcagaatcaatGAACTGAGAAAATTCGGCTGTTctagattttgaatttcagtttGTTATATTACCTGCCATTTTTAAAGAGGAATGCCATCACTAAAGCATGTGGGAATCTGATTTTACATCCATACCTTCAaagaaaaatcatttgaatattagatttttgaacaagattgaaaaaaaattggctGAAAAGCCTTCAAAAGATCCGTCAATTGAtgatatgatgatgatgataatggaAGCGGACTTAGGCTATCTCTCAGGGATCTGGTTGAGTGCATCTGTGTGGTACATTGCTGCATCCAAATGTGGCGATACACATgacaagagagagagagagagataaatAAGTGAAGGGGGCTGGTCTGTGACTGTGTAGCACAGAGGGCGGCTCGGATTGAAATATTGAGTGATAAAACATTTCACTTTGCAGCCATTTGATTCTATCATCTTGACGACTTTGTTTAATGTTGAGTTGGGCAAAATGAAGTCAGTGTGGTTGATTTTCGATCACGAACGGATATTTTcaccacaggggctcgtatcagagttgtaggtaatgtaaaaacgataatctgttaatccaatgtatatagttatttcatatacactatatacattggattaacagattatcgtttttacattacctacaactctgatacgagcccctgtgattTTCACAGGATGCATCCGATAATAAAACCTTTAATCTTACCACCCCCTGACACCAAACTTGTTACTTACAACTactaatatataaaatgttCATTAACAGGGCCATACATTATATCTTGCCCCTCCACTGAAATTTTGGGAAAGTACCCTTTTTGCAGCCGCTTTTTATTtgctaatgtctatttattaatgaatgagacctgtttttctgggatattttgcttactttttggggtacatacctcatttatgtcttaacagaatgccaaaaatcgcggacaacacctgaatatccgatattattccagttctgtaccgataagatggattggcaaaaagactccttaagtccagttgaatgagagagaaaatcctccattttgtgaaatttcttggatttgaacattgttaccatgcctacgccaccctgatttagttgttgagacccctcaacagaaataacttcattttgtaggcatggtaacaatgtaaaaattcaagaaatttcacaaaatggaggattttctctctcattcaactggacttaaggagtctttttgccaatccatctaatcggtacagaactggaaatatatcggatattcagttgttgtccgcgacttttggcattctgttaagacataaatgaggtatttatcccaaaaagtaagcaaaatatcccagaaaaacaggtctcatccattaataaatagacattagtcgaGTTCTGACTTTCTCCGCCCCCAcccaaaaaaaaatccaaaatgGAA carries:
- the LOC141902405 gene encoding peroxisomal membrane protein 4-like is translated as MAAPVEYINHLLASGKYRVILSMIKGFRNGAVYGCKIRFPHALVMAFLFKNGSLASKFKFILEATLTHAKNLALLTTSYKGLSGIFEWLQSEKTQVHTLVAASISGYLVFGKYNKVNEQVNLYLLSRILYAGVKVMQKRGYFPQTERPVFPWFAAFVWGIVLWLFENEKETLQSSLLSSMTYIYSDSNYWTNIWNFFVYNE